The sequence below is a genomic window from Salvelinus namaycush isolate Seneca chromosome 2, SaNama_1.0, whole genome shotgun sequence.
gactgttgacatctagtggaagccttaggaagtgcaacatgacccatatcatactgtatcttcaatagggaatgagttgaaaaacgaccaacctcagatttcccacttcctggttggattttttcacaggtttttgcctgccatatgagttctgttatactcacagacatcattcaaacagttttagaaacttccgggtgttttctatccaaatctactaataatatgcatatattagcaactgggactgagtagcaggccgtttactctgggcacgcttttcatccaaacgtgaaaatgccgccccctatccataagaatACAGATAAAATGTCACTGGACCCATCGGGTCTGCGGTCTATTTTTCAGGCTAGATACCATGTTGCGGAGCCTTCGGTGGGCAAGCGGTCATTTGATTGATGAAGAGATGGCCAGCAATCTAATTGCTGTTGCAGAGGAGTTCCTACAAGAGGCAAATGACATCCAACATTGTATCATTTTTTTTTGTACGGCATGAGTGGTAAAGGCTGAGATTGTCTAATTTTACTTGTCCTGTGTTAAGTCTCCtgtgtctgtcacgccctgaccatagagatccttttattctctatgttggttaggtcggggtgtgactagggtgggttatctaggttattatttgtctatgttggcctggtatggttcccaatcagaggcagctgtttatcgttgtctctgattggggatcatatttaggcagccttttccactgggtttttgtgggatcttgtttgtttgtgtgtagttgccagtgtgcactgcatttgacttcacgtttttgttctgtattgttttggtgagtttctttaattaaacatgtggaactctacacacgctgcgccttggtccgttaattctACAATCGACCGTGACAGTGTCAAGTCAATCAATGAAAAAAACATTTGGTTGGCCTATAATGCTGTTCCTATATTCTATATGGTGATCTTATAGTCTTTTAACCTAACGTTTTTAGGAGTGTGTTTTGTAATTAATCAtctattgtattttttatttcagtatCCTATCAAGTGCCTTTGGAGGGAAGGCGGTATCACGTCACCAAGGAGCAGCTTGAGTTCCTCATAGATTGTCATATGACCATCAGACAAATGGCAGATGTTCTCAATGTGTCGCACTCTGTGGGGTAAGTTATTGTAATTGAATAAAGAAATTGTAACAGAAGAGGGAGATCTCTAGATTTGATCACATTCCTGATTGATGTATCTTTttgtgttatttttgtatttagtcATTTTCAGCTTTTCAGGTCCTACTCACTGTTGTCAGACACTCAGCTGGATGAGAGGATCAAAGAGCTGATATCAATAAAAACAGAATGGCGTCACTATAAGAGAAAAAAAAGGTTTTGTAAAACAAACGTATCTTGTTTTTAAGGTGGAGGATTGTTATCCATGGTGCTGTGGATGGTTACAGCAGACTTGTTGTGTTTCTGAAGGCCTCTGACAACAACAAGAGTGCCACAGTCATGGAGTCATTCGAAGCAGCCATCACCAGCTACGGAGTACCATCCCGGGTGAGATGTGACCGGGTGGTGAAAACAACCATATCTGTGACTTCTGTGGAGCAGTTCAGGGGTGGTGAGAGGGAAAGTGCCCTCAGAGGAAGGAGCACTCACAACCAGAGGATAGAGCGGCTGTGGGGGGATGTCTGGCATGGAGTCTCCAACATTTACCATGACCTGTTCACCTTCTTGGAGACGGAGCAGATCATCGACATCAACaatgaggtgcacctgtggacaCTGCACTTTGTGTTCCTGCCACAGGTGAACAGAGATCTTGCTGTGTTTGCTAGTCAGTGGAACCACCATGGGCTGAGGACTGAACAACGACAGTCACCTCTGCAGTTGTTCGTCTCGGGTTCCCTGGCAATGCAGAGGGCCAATCTGACAGCAGTAAGGGATTTGTTTACCCCAAATTCAACCACCATCAGCTCTCAagccaccacctcagctcctccaaccaccacctcagctccccCAACCACTGGCACCGCAGCTCTTTATTGGTTGGAATGGGTGATTGTGCCACAAATCCAGTTCACCATCAGCAACACACAGATGGAACTGTTGCGGACAATAATTCCATTGGAAGGCCCCAGAGGCAGCCTGGAAGTTAACAATCTACAGAGGGTTATGGCAGTTATATCTTCAGCGCCACTCGTTCCTACTCCAACCTGACTTACTACATACACCCCTGATACTCCCCTACTGGGATGAGGGATTGGACGCTATATCTTCAGCGCCACTCGTTCCTTTGAATCAGTTCATTTTTATaatactattatacattttataatactAACATTCCCCCTCTTTCACACACTGTATGATTTGGTCTCTAGAAAGGTACGATAGACATCTTCAACTCTAAACGGATGGGGACCAGAGTTTGGACACAGGTGGCCTTAACTTTTGTTAAGTACTTCCCATTCTGTCTGGTCATATTTGGAGAGAGTCAGGTACTGTTAAGATATACGGCCTATGGTTATTGTATTTTGCTCTATGGCGCTTTAGCACAGCAGTCCATCTGCTGACACAATATTTGTCTTCCACTCAGTAGAACACGACCCAGGAGAGGCCTACTGCAAGCACTGGTTTGGAGCCTTCAGAGCGCGCCTGCTGTGGGAGGACAACAGAACATTCTGAATGGACATTATTAAAACAGAACTTACCTTTTTGAAATGCCCAATCGGGATTTTAATAAAttgttaaaataaataattgtgtgGAGAACGCCCtatagttaaaaaaataaactgaAGAAAGTGGTTCGCCCCTGTTTCATTTTATATAATTGTGATTAACAGCAACCTATTGCGGTTAGTAACATAATATTGTTGACACATTGTGACCGCTCAAATTATCTGGTTGAAGATGGACTAGTGCAGGGCTCctaaccttgttcctggagagctactgtcttgTAGGTTCACTTCCGACCCTAATCTAGTGCACCTGATTTTAATAATTACCTGCTTAATAAGTTAATGAGGTTAGTAACAACTGAGGTTGGATTGAAAAACTACatgagggtagctctccaggaacagggttggagagcctagGACTAATGGATCTAGTTCTTAGATCAATGCATTTGAAATTCGATAAGTCACTACGAAGGTGCAGTTCCCAGAAGTGGAGCTGTCACTTAATGCAGTGGATGGGAAGCCTTATTTCATGTAGTTCTAATTAAATGATAATGGCTGAAGTTAATTTGTTCTTAATGTAGGACATCAAATTATCAGATTTAGATAAGTTGGCTGCAATATGGCAGCAGTACTTCAGTCAATATCAGCAACGGTATTGGTTATTAGTGAAGTGTCAGTAAAGTGTTTCTAAAAAAACTAAACCTTAACACCAAGACAAGCAATATGGATTGTATAATTTCATTTTAATGATCATTAAGTGAACAATAACAGCCAATatggaaatacagtgcatttggaaagtattcagaccccttgactttttccacattttgttacattagagccttattctaaaatgtattaaataaataaaaatgtagggtcatacccaagaagactctatggtgtaatcgctgccaaaggtgcttcagcaaaatactgagtaaagggtcataaatgtaatatttcatctttttatacatttgcaaaaatgtcaacctgtttttgctttctcattatggggtattgtgtgtagattgatgaggggggggaaatgtgtatccatttttgaataaggctgtaacgtaataaaatgtggaaaaagt
It includes:
- the LOC120026736 gene encoding uncharacterized protein LOC120026736, translating into MTIRQMADVLNVSHSVGWRIVIHGAVDGYSRLVVFLKASDNNKSATVMESFEAAITSYGVPSRVRCDRVVKTTISVTSVEQFRGGERESALRGRSTHNQRIERLWGDVWHGVSNIYHDLFTFLETEQIIDINNEVHLWTLHFVFLPQVNRDLAVFASQWNHHGLRTEQRQSPLQLFVSGSLAMQRANLTAVRDLFTPNSTTISSQATTSAPPTTTSAPPTTGTAALYWLEWVIVPQIQFTISNTQMELLRTIIPLEGPRGSLEVNNLQRVMAVISSAPLVPTPT